A segment of the uncultured Desulfobulbus sp. genome:
CCGGGTGGTGTTGATCCCCGAGGCCTCGGCGGCATCTTCAGAGCTGTGCAGGGAGCGCAGGGCCCGCCCCACCCGGGAGCCGATGAGGTTGATCAGCAGCAGCATGCCGATGATCAACAAAATCCATGCAGTATAGAAGTTGAGCACGCGGTGGGTGCTGTCGCCACTGATGGTGAGAAACGGCAGCAGATGAAAGCCGGGGACCTCGGTGATACCGTCTGCCTCGCCGAAATAGGGTGTGGCAAGAAAGACACGGTAGACGATGGTGCCGAATCCCAGGGTGGCCATGGCCAGATAGTGGCCCTTGAGTTTGAGTACGGGAATACCGATCACCAAGGCCACGAGCGCGGCGGTGGTGACGGCGCAGATGCAGGCCACCCAGGGGGTGAAGGTCACCAGGGTCGATCCGTAGATATCCTGGCCATGGGCGAGCAGCCCGGCCTGATCGAGGATCTTGTACCAGCCGCTCTGGACAAAGGGCTCAAGGTTCCGGGTGGTGAGCCCGGCGGCCAGGTAGCCGCCGATGGCAAAGAACCCGGCATGACCGATGGAAATCTGGCCGGCATAGCCCATGAGCACGCCCAGGCCGATGATGACCAGCCCATAGTAGGCGGACATGGTCAGTTGGGTGAGATAATATTGGGTGCCGGTGAGCACGGTGAGTCCGTGCAGCACCACGACCAACAGGCAGAGGCCGACAAGGGGCAGATGTTTTCGGGTCTTCATCAGAAATCCTTTAAGCGCGCGGCGTCACTGGACCCGAACAGTCCGTGGGGTTTGACAAAGAGAATGAGCAGGAGGATGGTGATCGAAATCGCATCCTGGAAGGCCAAGGGAACCACCGACACCGAAAAGGCCTCGAGGATCCCGAGGAGGATGCCTGCAGCCACCGCCGCACCCGAGTTGCCCAAACCACCGAGAATGGCCACGGTGAACCCCTTGATCGCAAGCGAGGTGCCGCTGTCGTACTGGGTGTAGGTTATCGGCGACATGACGCATCCGGCCAGGGCACCGATTCCGGCGCTGAGCATGAACGACAGGGTGACCATGTTGCGGGCGTTGATGCCGCAGAGCAGGGCCGCGGTCCGGTTGGCGGAACAGGCCCGCATCTCCCGGCCCACCGGCGTGTTCCTGAAAAACAGGTTCAGCCCCATCACCATGACCATACAGGCACAGATCACCCAGACCACCTGCGGCGAAATATGGACGCTCCCCAGGGAGAAGGTGGTGATCTCGTTGCCGTAAAAGTAGGGCAGGCTGCGGATCGATTCACCCCAGATATGCAGGGCCACTTCCCGCAGGAGAATGGAGATGCCGATGGTGATGATGATCAACCGCAGCACCGAAGGGCTCTTGAGCCAGCGGATAAACAGCATCTCAATCGCGGCACCGACCAGCATGGTGATCACCACCGCCCCGGCAATGGCCCACGGCAGGGGCAGATAGTGGAGCAGGGAGATCGAGATCATACCGCCCAGCATGACAAATTCGCCCTGGGCGAAGTTGATGATGCCGGTGGCGTTATAGATGATGTTGAACCCGATGGCGACAATGGCGTAGATGGAACCGTAGGTGATGCCGGCAAAGAGATATTGAAAAAAGAGATCAGGACTCATGAACAATGATGGACTGGTGAAAAGTCAAAACCCGGGGAAACAGGCCTTGCCCAGTCAGGGCGCGGCGAGACGCATCAGGTCGTTATCGGTCGTGTTTTTACATGATTACCGCTGAAACTCAGCTAAAAGTTTGTCTATGGAGATTCCTCACACTCGTTCGGAATGCCATCGATGCGGCGGCTCTACCGCGTCATGTGCCCACACCTGGGTGCCATCTCGAACGGATGTGAAAGATCTCGTCGTTGTGGGCGGAGCTTATGCGGTAATCAGATTTTTTATGCAAGAAGGAACAGGCCGGCAACAAGACTGACCGGCGGGACAATTCGCCGCCAGCCAGTCATCTGCACTGGGTTTATTTCCCCTGATAGAGGATGAACGAACCGTCCTTGACCGTCATCATGGCAAAGGAGTCGATGGTGAGTCCATTGTGATCCTGCGGGCTGAAGGTGAACATGCCGCCGACACCGGCGAAATCCTTGAGCCCTTCCACCGCGTCGCGAACCTTGGCGCGATTATTGCCGCCCTTTGCAATCGCGGCCGCGACCATGTTCATCGCGTCAAAGGCATAGCCGCCAAAGGCCGAGGCATCTTCCTTGTACTTGGCCTCATAGTCCTTTTTATACTGGGTCAGCAGTCCCTTCTGCGGATGGGCCTCATCCAGGGCGTCGGCCACCAGCAGGCGACCGCAGGGGAAGATGATGCCCTCGGCAGCGGCACCGGCGGCCTCGGCATACTTGATGTTGCCGAATCCATGACTCTGGAACAGGGGCACCTGCCATCCGGCCTGGCGCATGTTCTTGGCGATGATGGCCTGGGCCGGAACAACCGACCAGTTGATCACCGCCTGGATGGAGCCGTCCGCCTTGAGTTTGGCCACCAGGGCGCTGAGATCGGTGGCCTTGCTGTCGTAGGTCTCGGAGGCCGCGACCTTGATGCCGAAGCTCGGTGCCATCTTCTCCAGCTGGGCCTTGCCGGCCTTGCCGAATCCGTCGTTGCCCGCGGCAATGGCGATGGTGTCGATCTTCAGCCGCTGCATCTCCTCAAAGATCATCTGCGCGGCGAAGGAATCCTTCTGCGGGGTCTTAAAGACATAGGACGCCACCGGATCGACAATGACCTCGGCGGCGGCACAGGAAATCAGTGTGGTCTTGCCGGCCTCGGCGATCTTCTTCACCGCCATGGATTCGCCCGAGGTCGAAGGCCCGATGATGGCCACCACCTTTTGCTCTTCGATCAGCTGCTTGGCAAAGGAGACCGCCTTTTCCGAACTGCCGGCGGTATCCTTGATGATCAGTTCGATCTTGTCGCCGTTGATCCCACCGGCTTTGTTGATCTTCTCAACCACCATCTCCGCACTGCGCGCCTCGGGCCCACCGAGGAAGGAAGCCGGACCGGTCACGGCAAAAATTGCACCCACTTTGACGGTTCCGGCCCAGGCCGGTGCCAGCATCATGGACAGGGCAAGGCAACAGGCCGCCCCTCCCAAGGCAAGTCGTTTGTTCCAGCGTTTCATGGTTCCCCCCTTTGTTGATCTTGGTACAGCTTTGAGATGGTCTTGCCCAGTCGACTGCGTTGACCGGGCAAGACCAGGGATAACAACACTTACAGGGCGCAGATCTGTGCCCCGGTCAGCAGGGCAAAACCGTTTGCCTGCAGGACCTCTATCGCCTTGTCCATCTCGTCGAAACGGAAGATCAGCACCGCGTTGGAGCCGCTCTTGTTGACAAAGGCGTACATATATTCAACGTTCAGTTCGGCCTCGTGGGCCACTTTGAGCACGCTGGCCAATCCACCGGTGCGATCCGGCACCTCGACCGCGACCACGTTGGTCTTGCCCACGGTGAAACCACCTGCTCGCAGGACCTCCTTGGCCAGGTCAACCTTATCGACAATCAGGCGGAGAATGCCGAAATCAGCGGTATCAGCCACGGACAGGGCTCGGATGTTGATGTCGTTCTCCGCCAGGATGCGGGTGATTTCAGCCAAACGACCGGATTTATTTTCCAGAAAAACCGCAATCTGTTCTACACGCATACGATCCTCCATATTTATGATGGAAAGTCTGAAAGGCACTGAA
Coding sequences within it:
- a CDS encoding branched-chain amino acid ABC transporter permease, which translates into the protein MKTRKHLPLVGLCLLVVVLHGLTVLTGTQYYLTQLTMSAYYGLVIIGLGVLMGYAGQISIGHAGFFAIGGYLAAGLTTRNLEPFVQSGWYKILDQAGLLAHGQDIYGSTLVTFTPWVACICAVTTAALVALVIGIPVLKLKGHYLAMATLGFGTIVYRVFLATPYFGEADGITEVPGFHLLPFLTISGDSTHRVLNFYTAWILLIIGMLLLINLIGSRVGRALRSLHSSEDAAEASGINTTRFKLQVFVLSAIYAAIAGVMLTHYNGGIGPSEASVMKSVRYVALVAVGGMLNLWGTLLMGVGLTFLSLRGVFGSYDDAVFGLILIGVMLFAPEGILSIKLRLLLRQLIPGGRA
- a CDS encoding ACT domain-containing protein produces the protein MRVEQIAVFLENKSGRLAEITRILAENDINIRALSVADTADFGILRLIVDKVDLAKEVLRAGGFTVGKTNVVAVEVPDRTGGLASVLKVAHEAELNVEYMYAFVNKSGSNAVLIFRFDEMDKAIEVLQANGFALLTGAQICAL
- a CDS encoding ABC transporter substrate-binding protein → MKRWNKRLALGGAACCLALSMMLAPAWAGTVKVGAIFAVTGPASFLGGPEARSAEMVVEKINKAGGINGDKIELIIKDTAGSSEKAVSFAKQLIEEQKVVAIIGPSTSGESMAVKKIAEAGKTTLISCAAAEVIVDPVASYVFKTPQKDSFAAQMIFEEMQRLKIDTIAIAAGNDGFGKAGKAQLEKMAPSFGIKVAASETYDSKATDLSALVAKLKADGSIQAVINWSVVPAQAIIAKNMRQAGWQVPLFQSHGFGNIKYAEAAGAAAEGIIFPCGRLLVADALDEAHPQKGLLTQYKKDYEAKYKEDASAFGGYAFDAMNMVAAAIAKGGNNRAKVRDAVEGLKDFAGVGGMFTFSPQDHNGLTIDSFAMMTVKDGSFILYQGK
- a CDS encoding branched-chain amino acid ABC transporter permease — translated: MSPDLFFQYLFAGITYGSIYAIVAIGFNIIYNATGIINFAQGEFVMLGGMISISLLHYLPLPWAIAGAVVITMLVGAAIEMLFIRWLKSPSVLRLIIITIGISILLREVALHIWGESIRSLPYFYGNEITTFSLGSVHISPQVVWVICACMVMVMGLNLFFRNTPVGREMRACSANRTAALLCGINARNMVTLSFMLSAGIGALAGCVMSPITYTQYDSGTSLAIKGFTVAILGGLGNSGAAVAAGILLGILEAFSVSVVPLAFQDAISITILLLILFVKPHGLFGSSDAARLKDF